A genome region from Pseudomonas anguilliseptica includes the following:
- the nqrM gene encoding (Na+)-NQR maturation NqrM, translated as MTFLVVFLVMLLVVGMMAVGVIMGRKPIAGSCGGIANLGIEKECSICGGSREKCEEVNSDPQGKTTALAYDATKR; from the coding sequence ATGACGTTTTTAGTGGTGTTTCTGGTCATGCTGCTGGTAGTCGGCATGATGGCCGTGGGTGTGATCATGGGCCGTAAGCCCATCGCCGGCTCGTGCGGCGGTATCGCCAATCTGGGTATTGAGAAGGAATGCTCGATCTGTGGTGGCAGCCGCGAGAAGTGCGAAGAGGTCAACAGCGACCCGCAAGGCAAAACCACAGCCCTGGCCTACGACGCGACCAAACGCTAA
- a CDS encoding FAD:protein FMN transferase yields MGSTYTVKYVRSKDSPSLELLKRETDAILAEVDQQLSTYRDDSAIEQFNQAPAGACQAMPAGVLELVEAGRVLHEQSAGAFDLTLEPLLNLWGFGPKARAEKVPTAEQLTAARARVGMQHLRRDGQQLCKEVDVQVDFNSIAAGYAVDKIVQRFNELGVTSYMVEATGELKAAGKKPDGQPWRIGLEAPQDGQRVAQRVLAEDGYGISTSGDYRNYFEEEGQRYSHTLDPLTGAPITHKLAAVTVVDKSTLRADGLSTVLMVMGTERGLAFAERMGIAAFFVTREGDAFVTQTTQAFEQLFAAGDEQ; encoded by the coding sequence ATGGGCAGCACCTACACGGTCAAATATGTGCGCAGCAAGGATTCGCCGAGCCTTGAGTTACTCAAGCGCGAGACCGATGCAATCCTGGCTGAGGTTGACCAACAGTTGTCGACCTATCGCGATGATTCCGCAATCGAGCAATTCAACCAGGCTCCGGCGGGTGCCTGTCAGGCAATGCCTGCTGGGGTGCTGGAGTTGGTCGAGGCTGGGCGTGTGCTGCATGAGCAAAGTGCGGGCGCATTCGATCTGACCCTGGAACCGCTGCTCAATCTCTGGGGTTTCGGCCCCAAAGCGCGCGCCGAAAAGGTGCCGACCGCTGAGCAACTGACCGCCGCACGTGCGCGGGTGGGCATGCAGCATCTGCGTCGTGATGGGCAGCAGTTGTGTAAAGAAGTTGATGTTCAGGTCGATTTCAACAGCATTGCCGCCGGTTATGCGGTGGACAAGATCGTGCAGCGCTTCAACGAGCTGGGTGTGACCAGCTATATGGTTGAGGCTACTGGTGAACTCAAGGCTGCGGGCAAGAAGCCGGATGGTCAGCCCTGGCGCATCGGCCTGGAGGCGCCGCAGGACGGTCAGCGAGTCGCTCAGCGGGTGCTGGCGGAGGATGGTTACGGCATTTCAACCTCGGGTGATTACCGCAATTACTTCGAGGAAGAAGGGCAGCGTTATTCGCACACCCTCGATCCGTTGACCGGCGCGCCGATCACGCACAAGCTGGCAGCGGTAACCGTGGTGGACAAATCGACCTTGCGCGCCGATGGCTTGTCTACAGTGCTAATGGTGATGGGCACTGAGCGTGGCCTGGCATTTGCTGAGCGCATGGGTATTGCGGCGTTTTTCGTGACCCGTGAAGGTGACGCTTTCGTCACACAGACAACTCAGGCTTTCGAGCAGCTATTCGCTGCAGGAGACGAGCAATGA
- the nqrF gene encoding NADH:ubiquinone reductase (Na(+)-transporting) subunit F, whose product MINFEIFIAIGMFTGIVLALVLIIIAARAKLVSSGDVSIEINGEKTIVVPAGGKLLQTLAANNIFLSSACGGGGTCAQCKCVVEHGGGEMLPTEEAAFTRREAKAGWRLSCQAPVKQDMKIEVPEEVFGVKKWECTVESNPNVATFIKELTLKLPEGESVDFRAGGYVQLECPPHEVHYKDFDIQEEYRGDWDKFNQWKYVSKVEETVIRAYSMANYPEEVGLVKFNIRIASPPPGKDDLPPGKMSSYVFSLKPGDKIDVYGPFGEFFAKDTDAEMVFIGGGAGMAPMRSHIFDQLKRLKSTRKISFWYGARSMREAFYVEEYDQLQAENPNFKWHLALSDPLLEDNWTGLKGFIHNVLYENYLKDHPAPEECEFYMCGPPMMNAAVIKMLIDLGVEEENILLDDFGG is encoded by the coding sequence ATGATCAATTTCGAGATTTTCATCGCCATCGGCATGTTCACCGGCATTGTGCTGGCGTTGGTGCTGATCATTATCGCTGCGCGCGCCAAGCTGGTTTCCAGCGGTGACGTGAGCATCGAGATCAACGGCGAAAAAACCATCGTGGTGCCAGCTGGCGGCAAGTTGCTGCAGACACTGGCGGCCAACAATATCTTCCTGTCTTCGGCATGCGGTGGCGGCGGTACCTGCGCCCAGTGCAAGTGCGTGGTCGAGCACGGTGGCGGCGAAATGCTGCCGACTGAAGAGGCTGCCTTCACTCGTCGCGAAGCCAAGGCTGGCTGGCGTCTGTCCTGCCAGGCTCCGGTCAAGCAGGACATGAAGATCGAAGTGCCGGAAGAAGTGTTCGGCGTGAAGAAGTGGGAGTGCACCGTTGAGTCCAACCCCAACGTGGCCACCTTCATCAAGGAGCTGACGCTGAAACTGCCGGAAGGCGAAAGCGTCGACTTCCGCGCCGGTGGCTATGTGCAGCTGGAATGCCCGCCGCACGAAGTGCACTACAAGGACTTCGATATTCAGGAAGAGTACCGCGGCGACTGGGACAAGTTTAACCAGTGGAAGTACGTGTCCAAGGTCGAAGAGACTGTGATCCGTGCCTACTCCATGGCCAACTATCCGGAAGAAGTGGGGCTGGTGAAGTTCAATATCCGTATTGCTTCGCCGCCACCGGGCAAGGACGATCTGCCACCAGGCAAGATGAGCTCCTACGTGTTCAGCCTCAAGCCGGGCGACAAGATCGATGTATACGGTCCGTTTGGTGAGTTCTTCGCCAAGGACACCGATGCCGAGATGGTGTTTATCGGTGGTGGCGCCGGTATGGCGCCGATGCGTTCGCACATCTTCGACCAGCTCAAGCGCTTGAAGTCGACCCGCAAGATCAGCTTCTGGTACGGTGCACGCTCCATGCGTGAAGCCTTCTACGTTGAAGAATACGATCAGCTGCAGGCCGAGAACCCCAACTTCAAGTGGCATCTGGCCTTGTCTGATCCGCTACTGGAAGACAACTGGACTGGCCTCAAGGGCTTTATCCACAACGTGCTGTACGAGAACTACCTGAAGGACCATCCGGCTCCGGAAGAGTGCGAGTTCTACATGTGCGGCCCGCCCATGATGAACGCAGCCGTGATCAAGATGCTGATCGACCTGGGTGTGGAGGAGGAAAACATCCTGCTCGACGACTTCGGCGGTTAA
- the nqrE gene encoding NADH:ubiquinone reductase (Na(+)-transporting) subunit E — protein sequence MEHYISLFVRAVFVENMALAFFLGMCTFIAISKKVETAIGLGIAVVVVLGITMPVNNLIYTNLLKDGALAWAGYPQVDLSFLGLLTFIGVIAAIVQILEMTLDKYVPSLYNALGVFLPLITVNCAIMGGSLFMVERDYNLAESTVYGVGAGVSWALAIAALAGIREKLKYSDVPEGLQGLGITFITIGLMSLGFMSFSGVQL from the coding sequence ATGGAGCACTACATCAGCCTGTTCGTCCGTGCGGTGTTCGTTGAGAACATGGCCCTGGCGTTCTTCCTCGGCATGTGCACCTTTATTGCCATCTCGAAGAAGGTCGAAACCGCCATTGGTCTCGGTATCGCCGTAGTGGTGGTGCTGGGTATCACCATGCCGGTGAACAACCTGATCTACACCAACCTGCTCAAGGACGGTGCACTGGCCTGGGCCGGTTACCCACAAGTCGACCTGAGCTTCCTTGGCCTGCTGACCTTTATCGGCGTGATCGCGGCGATCGTACAGATCCTCGAGATGACCCTGGATAAGTACGTGCCCTCGCTGTACAACGCCCTCGGCGTATTTCTGCCGTTGATCACCGTGAACTGCGCCATCATGGGTGGCTCGCTGTTCATGGTCGAGCGTGACTACAACCTGGCGGAAAGCACTGTTTACGGTGTCGGTGCCGGTGTTTCCTGGGCCCTGGCGATTGCCGCGCTGGCGGGGATTCGCGAGAAGCTCAAGTACAGCGATGTACCTGAAGGTCTGCAGGGACTGGGCATCACCTTTATTACCATCGGTCTGATGTCTCTGGGCTTCATGTCCTTCTCCGGCGTGCAGTTGTAA
- a CDS encoding NADH:ubiquinone reductase (Na(+)-transporting) subunit D: MIMSQPTIKEVLLNPIFNNNPIGLQILGICSALAVTSNLKTALVMSAALTLVTAFSNLFISMIRSQIPGSIRMIVQMVIIASLVIVVDQVLKAFAFSLSKQLSVFVGLIITNCIVMGRAEAFAMQNPPVLSFFDGIGNGLGYSAFLIVLGIIRELFGAGKLMGYEIIPVVNDGGWYQPNGMLLLPPSAFFLIGLFIWGIRVWKKDQIEKPSFKMAPQVSNKEAY, translated from the coding sequence TTGATCATGTCGCAGCCGACTATTAAAGAAGTCCTGCTTAACCCGATTTTCAACAACAACCCGATTGGCTTGCAGATTCTCGGGATCTGTTCTGCCCTGGCGGTGACCTCGAACCTGAAAACTGCGCTGGTGATGTCTGCCGCGCTGACTCTGGTCACGGCGTTCTCCAACCTGTTTATCTCGATGATCCGCAGCCAGATCCCCGGTTCGATCCGCATGATCGTGCAGATGGTGATTATCGCTTCCCTGGTAATCGTGGTGGATCAGGTGCTCAAGGCCTTTGCCTTTAGTCTGTCCAAGCAGCTCTCGGTGTTCGTTGGTCTGATCATCACCAACTGCATCGTGATGGGCCGTGCCGAAGCCTTTGCCATGCAGAACCCGCCGGTGCTGTCGTTCTTCGACGGTATTGGTAACGGTCTGGGCTATAGCGCCTTTCTGATCGTGCTGGGCATCATTCGTGAACTGTTTGGTGCGGGCAAACTGATGGGCTACGAGATCATCCCGGTGGTCAACGACGGTGGCTGGTACCAGCCTAACGGCATGCTGCTGCTGCCACCTTCGGCGTTCTTCCTGATCGGGTTGTTTATCTGGGGTATTCGTGTCTGGAAAAAGGACCAGATCGAGAAGCCGAGCTTCAAGATGGCGCCTCAGGTATCCAATAAGGAGGCCTACTAA
- a CDS encoding Na(+)-translocating NADH-quinone reductase subunit C yields the protein MSSQKESTVRTLVVALLVCLVCSVFVAGAAVALKPTQVDNRLLDKQRSILAIAGLGDASMSSAQVKDMFKGTISAKLVDLKTGKFSDAQDPITFDPLKASKNPKMSDVLKGSDDIAGIKRQERFSTVYVVEKDGQVETLILPVRGYGLWSTLHGFIAVKGDLNTVVGMGFYQHGETPGLGGEVDNPKWKGQWPGKTLFDEDGKLAVQIVKGGVDAQSAKAVHQVDGLAGATLTSVGVDNLLKFWLGQNGFGPFIANLRAGEA from the coding sequence ATGTCTAGTCAAAAAGAATCCACCGTCCGTACGCTGGTGGTGGCCCTGTTGGTCTGTCTGGTGTGCTCGGTGTTTGTTGCCGGTGCAGCCGTGGCGCTGAAGCCGACCCAGGTGGACAACCGTCTGCTGGACAAGCAGCGCAGCATTCTGGCGATTGCTGGTCTGGGCGATGCCAGCATGTCCAGCGCCCAGGTTAAAGACATGTTCAAAGGCACCATCAGCGCCAAACTGGTGGACCTGAAGACCGGTAAATTCTCCGACGCTCAGGATCCGATCACCTTTGACCCGTTGAAGGCCTCCAAGAACCCTAAGATGTCTGACGTGCTCAAGGGCAGCGACGACATCGCCGGGATCAAGCGCCAGGAACGCTTCAGCACCGTGTATGTGGTGGAGAAGGATGGTCAGGTTGAAACCCTGATTCTGCCGGTGCGTGGTTACGGTCTGTGGTCGACCCTGCATGGCTTTATCGCAGTCAAGGGCGATCTGAATACTGTGGTTGGCATGGGCTTCTACCAGCACGGCGAAACGCCGGGCCTGGGTGGCGAAGTCGACAATCCGAAGTGGAAAGGCCAATGGCCGGGCAAAACTCTGTTCGATGAGGACGGCAAACTGGCCGTGCAAATCGTCAAGGGTGGTGTCGATGCGCAGAGCGCCAAGGCCGTGCATCAGGTTGATGGCCTGGCAGGCGCTACGCTGACCAGCGTTGGTGTGGACAACCTGCTGAAGTTCTGGCTCGGCCAGAATGGCTTCGGTCCGTTTATCGCGAACCTGCGTGCAGGGGAGGCTTGA
- a CDS encoding NADH:ubiquinone reductase (Na(+)-transporting) subunit B encodes MGIRAFLDKVEHNFEKGGKFENWYALYEAVDTFFYRPGSVTKTTAHVRDGIDLKRMMITVWLCTFPMMFFGMWNTGYQANLIFANSPELLAAQEGWRFALIGSLAGFDPNSLWDNFIQGAAYFLPVYATAFIVGGFWEVLFASIRKHEVNEGFFVTSVLFALILPPSIPLWQVALGISFGVVIGKEVFGGTGKNFLNPALTGRAFLFFAYPAQMSGDAVWTAVDGFAGATSLSLAASGGIDNVINNGITWMDAFVGTIHGSLGETSTLAIAIGGLVLLITKIAAWRIVAGVMLGMIGLSLLFNALGSTTNPMFAMPWYWHLVVGGFAFGMFFMATDPVSASMTNTGKWIFGALIGVMVVLIRVVNPAFPEGMMLAILFANLFAPLIDHFVVQANIKRRLARNV; translated from the coding sequence ATGGGTATTCGTGCATTCCTCGATAAAGTCGAGCACAACTTCGAAAAAGGCGGCAAGTTCGAGAACTGGTACGCCCTCTATGAAGCTGTCGATACTTTCTTCTACCGCCCTGGCAGCGTAACCAAGACCACTGCTCACGTGCGTGATGGCATCGACCTCAAGCGCATGATGATCACCGTGTGGCTGTGTACCTTCCCGATGATGTTTTTCGGGATGTGGAACACCGGTTATCAGGCCAACCTGATCTTCGCTAACAGCCCTGAGCTGCTGGCGGCCCAGGAAGGCTGGCGCTTTGCGCTGATCGGCTCGCTGGCCGGGTTCGATCCCAACAGCCTGTGGGATAACTTCATCCAGGGCGCGGCGTACTTTCTGCCGGTGTATGCCACGGCGTTTATCGTCGGCGGCTTCTGGGAAGTGCTGTTCGCTTCGATCCGCAAGCATGAAGTTAACGAAGGTTTTTTCGTCACATCCGTACTCTTTGCCCTGATTCTGCCGCCGAGCATTCCGCTGTGGCAGGTGGCCCTGGGGATCAGTTTCGGCGTGGTGATCGGCAAGGAAGTGTTTGGCGGTACCGGCAAGAACTTCCTCAACCCGGCGCTGACCGGTCGTGCCTTCCTGTTTTTCGCCTACCCGGCGCAGATGTCCGGTGATGCGGTGTGGACTGCAGTGGACGGCTTTGCCGGCGCCACTTCGCTGAGCCTGGCGGCTTCCGGCGGCATCGACAACGTGATCAATAACGGCATTACCTGGATGGATGCCTTCGTCGGCACCATTCACGGCTCGCTCGGCGAAACCAGCACCCTGGCCATCGCCATCGGCGGCCTGGTGCTCTTGATCACCAAGATTGCCGCCTGGCGCATCGTCGCCGGTGTGATGCTGGGCATGATTGGCCTGAGCCTGCTGTTCAACGCCCTCGGTTCGACCACCAACCCGATGTTTGCCATGCCCTGGTACTGGCACCTGGTGGTGGGCGGTTTTGCTTTCGGTATGTTCTTTATGGCCACCGACCCGGTGTCGGCGTCCATGACCAATACCGGCAAGTGGATTTTCGGTGCGCTGATCGGTGTGATGGTGGTGTTGATCCGCGTGGTCAACCCGGCCTTCCCGGAAGGTATGATGCTGGCGATTCTGTTCGCCAACCTGTTCGCACCGCTGATCGACCACTTTGTCGTTCAAGCCAATATCAAGCGGAGGCTGGCGCGCAATGTCTAG
- a CDS encoding Na(+)-translocating NADH-quinone reductase subunit A: MIKIKHGLDLPITGVPVQRIEAARPVRSVAVIGFDYHGMKPSMEVQVGDRVKLGQVLFSDKKSLGVQYTAPAAGVISAIHRGEKRVLQSVVIDVEGDEQITFDQVAVEQLATVGDAKVREVLLQSGLWTAFRARPFSKVPAADAQPSSIFVTAIDTHPLAADPAVVIAEYAADFTNGLQVLSNLAKVFLCKAEGASLPGEQLGKVHTEAFAGPHPAGLPGTHIHFLDPVSVSKSVWSINYQDVIAIGKLFTTGQLWTERVVALAGPVVEQPRLVRTRLGANLSELTAGQLQPGFNRVISGSVLGGRTAQGAFAFLGRYHLQVSCLVEGHERELMHYLRAGVNKHSVMNIFVSKLNAAKKFAFSTTTNGSPRAMVPVGNYEAVMPLDILPTQLLRYLIVGDTEMAQKLGCLELDEEDLALCTYVCAGKYEYGPILRDNLARIEKEG, encoded by the coding sequence AAATAAAACATGGGCTTGATTTGCCCATAACAGGCGTGCCGGTGCAGCGCATCGAGGCTGCAAGGCCGGTGCGTAGTGTCGCCGTCATAGGCTTCGATTATCACGGTATGAAGCCTTCGATGGAGGTTCAGGTCGGCGACCGGGTCAAGCTTGGTCAGGTGCTGTTCTCGGACAAGAAGTCGCTAGGCGTGCAATACACTGCTCCAGCCGCAGGCGTGATCAGCGCCATCCATCGTGGTGAAAAGCGTGTGCTGCAATCCGTGGTCATTGATGTCGAGGGCGATGAGCAAATCACCTTTGATCAGGTAGCGGTAGAGCAGCTGGCAACTGTCGGCGACGCCAAAGTGCGTGAAGTACTGTTGCAGTCTGGTCTGTGGACTGCATTTCGCGCCCGTCCGTTCAGCAAGGTGCCGGCTGCCGATGCGCAGCCCAGCTCGATTTTCGTCACCGCCATTGATACCCACCCGCTGGCAGCCGATCCGGCTGTGGTGATTGCCGAGTACGCCGCCGACTTTACTAATGGTCTGCAGGTGCTGAGCAATCTGGCCAAGGTGTTTCTGTGCAAGGCTGAGGGTGCCAGCTTGCCTGGCGAGCAGCTAGGCAAGGTGCATACCGAAGCCTTCGCCGGCCCGCACCCTGCGGGCTTGCCAGGCACGCACATTCACTTCCTCGATCCGGTCAGCGTCAGCAAGAGCGTCTGGTCGATCAATTATCAGGACGTGATTGCCATCGGCAAACTGTTCACCACTGGGCAGCTGTGGACCGAGCGCGTTGTTGCGCTGGCCGGCCCCGTGGTCGAGCAACCACGCTTGGTGCGCACCCGTCTGGGCGCGAACCTCAGCGAACTGACAGCTGGCCAGCTACAGCCTGGTTTCAACCGGGTTATTTCCGGCTCGGTGCTGGGTGGCCGTACGGCGCAGGGCGCTTTCGCCTTCCTCGGTCGCTATCACCTGCAGGTGTCTTGCCTGGTCGAAGGGCATGAACGCGAGCTGATGCACTACCTGCGTGCCGGGGTCAACAAGCACTCGGTGATGAACATCTTTGTTTCCAAGCTCAACGCCGCGAAGAAGTTCGCCTTCTCTACAACGACCAATGGCAGCCCGCGGGCCATGGTGCCGGTGGGCAACTACGAGGCCGTGATGCCGCTGGATATCCTGCCGACGCAACTGCTGCGCTACCTGATTGTCGGTGACACTGAGATGGCTCAGAAGCTGGGCTGTCTGGAACTCGACGAAGAAGACCTGGCGCTGTGCACCTATGTCTGTGCCGGCAAGTATGAGTACGGCCCGATCCTGCGCGATAACCTCGCCCGTATTGAGAAGGAGGGTTAA